In Cicer arietinum cultivar CDC Frontier isolate Library 1 chromosome 1, Cicar.CDCFrontier_v2.0, whole genome shotgun sequence, one DNA window encodes the following:
- the UGT89B5 gene encoding flavonol 3-O-glucosyltransferase UGT89B1 gives MTIQSGSTNPPPHILVIPFPAQGHMIPLLDLTHKLASTNKNNLTITILTTPKNQTFLTPLLNSHPSIIHPLILPFPSHPLIPPGVENAQDMPNSIRNIMLAFSDLHHPLLNWFNSHPSPPHYIISDMFCGWAQHLASELNIRRLVFSPSAAFAFSTMCFLWKNLPTRVNSKDQNEVVFYHNIPSSPKYPWWQVSPMYRSYVAGDPDSDKLRDWFLCNIQSWGLIVNSFDELEKPYLDYLKTELDHNRVWAVGLLLPVDNFSAMAIQRGGSSSILVNDVVSWLDKRQDRKVVYVCFGSLTILTKDQTDAIARGLLKSGVHFIWSIKEGVRKNNENDKEANCGVPLGFEDAVVGRGLVIKGWAPQVLILRHRAVGAFLSHCGWNSVLESVVAGVSLIAWPMTADQFVDATLVVDELKVGKKVCEGGESVPDSDELGRVLAESVSGKGEEMCRALKLQRAAADAVREGGSSDNNLRCLMEQLVLQ, from the coding sequence ATGACAATTCAAAGCGGCAGCACCAACCCTCCGCCACACATACTGGTGATTCCATTCCCAGCTCAAGGCCACATGATACCCCTCCTCGACCTAACTCACAAACTCGCCTCCACCAACAAAAACAACCTCACTATCACCATTCTCACCACCCCAAAAAACCAAACATTCCTAACCCCTCTTCTCAACTCCCACCCTTCAATAATCCACCCATTAATCCTCCCTTTCCCTTCTCACCCATTGATCCCCCCTGGTGTCGAAAACGCACAAGACATGCCAAACTCCATTCGTAACATAATGCTCGCTTTTTCAGATCTTCACCATCCTCTTCTCAATTGGTTCAACTCTCACCCTTCACCTCCTCACTACATCATCTCCGACATGTTCTGTGGTTGGGCACAACACCTCGCTTCCGAACTCAACATTCGAAGACTCGTTTTCTCCCCTTCAGCTGCTTTCGCCTTCTCCACCATGTGCTTCCTCTGGAAAAATCTCCCAACGCGTGTAAATTCCAAAGACCAAAACGAGGTAGTTTTCTATCACAATATTCCGAGTTCCCCAAAATACCCTTGGTGGCAAGTTTCTCCTATGTATCGTAGCTACGTTGCTGGGGATCCTGACTCGGATAAACTTAGAGATTGGTTTCTTTGTAATATTCAAAGCTGGGGACTAATTGTTAACTCGTTTGATGAGTTAGAAAAGCCTTATCTTGATTATCTGAAAACGGAATTGGATCATAATCGTGTGTGGGCGGTTGGACTGTTACTCCCTGTGGACAATTTCTCTGCTATGGCTATCCAAAGAGGTGGATCTAGTTCAATTTTAGTAAACGACGTCGTTTCATGGCTTGATAAACGACAAGATCGGAAAGTGGTTTACGTTTGTTTCGGTAGTCTAACTATTCTTACCAAGGATCAGACGGATGCTATTGCACGTGGGTTGTTGAAAAGTGGGGTCCATTTTATATGGTCAATAAAAGAAGGTGTAAGAAAAAACAACGAAAATGATAAAGAGGCTAACTGTGGTGTTCCTTTGGGTTTCGAAGATGCTGTTGTTGGTAGAGGACTTGTGATTAAGGGGTGGGCCCCACAGGTGTTAATACTGAGGCATAGGGCTGTGGGTGCGTTTTTGAGTCACTGTGGATGGAACTCGGTGTTGGAATCGGTGGTGGCTGGGGTATCGTTGATTGCGTGGCCAATGACCGCGGATCAATTTGTGGATGCGACGTTGGTTGTGGATGAATTGAAAGTGGGAAAGAAAGTGTGTGAAGGAGGAGAAAGTGTTCCCGACTCAGATGAGTTAGGTAGAGTTTTGGCAGAGTCGGTTAGTGGGAAAGGAGAGGAAATGTGTCGGGCGTTGAAATTGCAGCGAGCGGCGGCTGATGCTGTTAGAGAAGGTGGAAGCTCCGATAATAATTTGAGATGCCTGATGGAGCAGCTTGTTTTACAATAA